In Pseudomonas fluorescens, one genomic interval encodes:
- the dsbG gene encoding thiol:disulfide interchange protein DsbG yields the protein MPRLRHLLTLTLGTALLHLPSVQAAEELPAAIKQIEAKGAKIVGQFDAPDGLRGYAAQYQNRGMALYLTPDGKHVLLGNLYDADGKDLSSEPLQKLVYAPMAKEIWGKFEASNWIQDGNKDAPRTVYLFSDPNCPYCNMFWEQARPWVKAGKVQLRHIMVGIIREDSPAKSAALLAAKDPAKALEDHEKAGKASTLKPLKDIPKAVQTKLAANMQLMEDLELQATPAIFYMDDKGELQQQQGAPSPEKLAKILGPK from the coding sequence ATGCCCCGCCTCCGCCACCTGCTGACGCTGACTCTGGGCACTGCCCTGCTGCACCTGCCGTCGGTGCAGGCCGCCGAAGAATTGCCCGCCGCGATCAAGCAGATCGAAGCCAAGGGCGCAAAAATCGTCGGCCAGTTCGACGCCCCGGACGGCTTGCGTGGTTATGCGGCGCAGTACCAGAACCGTGGCATGGCGCTGTACCTGACGCCAGACGGGAAACACGTGTTGCTCGGCAATCTGTACGACGCCGACGGCAAGGATCTGAGCAGCGAGCCGTTGCAGAAACTGGTCTATGCGCCGATGGCCAAGGAAATCTGGGGCAAGTTCGAAGCCAGCAACTGGATTCAGGACGGCAACAAGGACGCGCCGCGCACCGTGTATCTGTTCAGCGATCCCAACTGTCCGTACTGCAACATGTTCTGGGAACAGGCGCGACCATGGGTCAAGGCCGGCAAGGTGCAGCTGCGGCACATCATGGTCGGGATCATCCGCGAAGACAGCCCGGCGAAATCCGCCGCGCTGCTGGCGGCGAAAGATCCGGCCAAGGCCCTGGAAGATCACGAAAAGGCCGGCAAGGCCAGCACCCTCAAACCATTGAAAGACATTCCAAAAGCGGTGCAGACCAAACTGGCCGCCAACATGCAGTTGATGGAAGACCTGGAACTGCAGGCGACACCGGCGATTTTCTACATGGATGACAAGGGCGAGCTGCAACAGCAGCAAGGCGCGCCTTCGCCGGAGAAACTGGCGAAAATTCTCGGGCCAAAGTGA